Proteins from one Mercurialis annua linkage group LG7, ddMerAnnu1.2, whole genome shotgun sequence genomic window:
- the LOC126656379 gene encoding B3 domain-containing protein Os01g0234100-like isoform X2 yields the protein MAETVKTEAAEDGNFDRATPFHENKSKSVVLGGGRGGDEEEENVTLAQLSFSSPSSSPLQPTPLASSSSVLEKTEKRIKFKRRYIDSDSKIKHAMTGHAGKCIWQSKPAIDRSTTHGEFKSAAMIRAEEIQSNLESTYPSFMKSLVRSHVGSCFWMGLPGPFCRAHLPREDSVVTLEDEDGQEFRMKYIGYKTGLSAGWRQFAVAHRLLEGDVLVFQLTGPCRFKVYIIRANDLAEVDGALGLLTLDPHIKQNDAEMATVPCITVKRKRPRSLPLAVVQKKNKKSSRSKISVPKTARAAEQSENDSEEVGSEVLEGFKLSSPALQFEDVTSFENFNILVDGLVLDSELSEEIRRKYYSLCCSQNAFLHENLIKGINFKLIAGIISETVNIADAIRASNITTSRAEFDTWDKTLKASEHFGMKIGFLRARLSRLVSLAFDSEGASKTRRYIEARTERVHTEDKIRSLEAKLEELKAAHERYGADIMSLKSKAESYEMKFQEEILAPW from the exons ATGGCAGAAACCGTCAAGACCGAAGCGGCAGAAGACGGAAATTTCGACAGAGCGACACCGTTTCACGAAAACAAATCGAAATCTGTTGTTCTTGGCGGTGGCCGTGGCGGtgacgaagaagaagaaaacgtAACGCTGGCTCAATTGTCCTTCTCTTCTCCGTCTTCTAGTCCTTTGCAGCCTACTCCTCTcgcttcttcttcttcg GTTTTGGAGAAAACTGAGAAACGTATTAAATTCAAGAGACGCTACATAGATTCAGATTCCAAGATTAAGCAT GCAATGACAGGTCATGCAGGGAAATGCATATG GCAAAGTAAGCCTGCAATTGATAGATCAACGACTCACGGGGAATTTAAGTCTGCTGCCATGATTCGAGCGGAGGAGATTCAGTCAAATCTAGAGTCGACGTACCCTAGCTTTATGAAGTCTTTGGTTAGATCACATGTTGGTAGTTGTTTTTGGATG GGACTTCCTGGACCATTCTGTAGAGCACACTTACCACGTGAAGACTCGGTTGTTACTTTGGAAGATGAAGATGGGCAAGAATTCAGGATGAAGTACATTGGGTATAAGACAGGTTTGAGTGCTGGTTGGAGGCAGTTTGCTGTTGCACACAGATTGCTCGAAGGAGATGTGCTGGTCTTTCAGTTAACTGGACCTTGCAGATTTAAG gTGTACATAATAAGGGCAAACGACTTGGCTGAAGTTGACGGGGCTCTAGGCCTGCTAACTTTGGATCCTCATATTAAACAGAATGATGCAG AAATGGCAACGGTACCCTGTATAACTGTAAAGAGAAAAAGACCTAGGTCACTTCCGTTGGCCGTTGtccaaaagaagaataagaagTCTAGCCGCTCAAAAATATCAGTCCCAAAGACTGCACGAGCAGCTGAGCAGTCAGAAAATGATAGTGAAGAAGTTGGTTCAGAAGTTCTAGAAGGCTTCAAATTGTCGTCGCCGGCTCTTCAATTCGAAGACGTAAcaagttttgaaaattttaacatTCTGGTCGATGGTTTGGTTTTGGATTCTGAATTATCCGAAGAAATCAGAAGGAAATACTACTCTCTCTGCTGCAGTCAGAACGCGTTTCTTCACGAAAATCTCATCAAGGGTataaattttaagttaattGCCGGAATTATTTCCGAAACTGTTAATATCGCTGATGCTATTAGAGCTTCTAATATTACCACCTCAAGGGCGGAATTTGATACGTGGGACAAGACTCTGAAAGCCTCTGAACATTTTGGCATGAAGATCGGATTCTTACGCGCTAGGCTGAGTCGACTTGTAAGCCTTGCCTTTGATTCAGAAGGTGCCTCAAAAACTAGGAGATACATAGAAGCAAGAACTGAAAGAGTTCACACAGAGGATAAAATAAGAAGTCTCGAAGCAAAGCTCGAGGAATTGAAGGCTGCTCACGAAAGATATGGCGCTGACATTATGAGTCTCAAGTCGAAAGCTGAAAGCTACGAGATGAAGTTCCAGGAAGAAATTCTCGCGCCGTGGTAA
- the LOC126656379 gene encoding B3 domain-containing protein Os01g0234100-like isoform X1, protein MAETVKTEAAEDGNFDRATPFHENKSKSVVLGGGRGGDEEEENVTLAQLSFSSPSSSPLQPTPLASSSSVLEKTEKRIKFKRRYIDSDSKIKHAMTGHAGKCICCRQSKPAIDRSTTHGEFKSAAMIRAEEIQSNLESTYPSFMKSLVRSHVGSCFWMGLPGPFCRAHLPREDSVVTLEDEDGQEFRMKYIGYKTGLSAGWRQFAVAHRLLEGDVLVFQLTGPCRFKVYIIRANDLAEVDGALGLLTLDPHIKQNDAEMATVPCITVKRKRPRSLPLAVVQKKNKKSSRSKISVPKTARAAEQSENDSEEVGSEVLEGFKLSSPALQFEDVTSFENFNILVDGLVLDSELSEEIRRKYYSLCCSQNAFLHENLIKGINFKLIAGIISETVNIADAIRASNITTSRAEFDTWDKTLKASEHFGMKIGFLRARLSRLVSLAFDSEGASKTRRYIEARTERVHTEDKIRSLEAKLEELKAAHERYGADIMSLKSKAESYEMKFQEEILAPW, encoded by the exons ATGGCAGAAACCGTCAAGACCGAAGCGGCAGAAGACGGAAATTTCGACAGAGCGACACCGTTTCACGAAAACAAATCGAAATCTGTTGTTCTTGGCGGTGGCCGTGGCGGtgacgaagaagaagaaaacgtAACGCTGGCTCAATTGTCCTTCTCTTCTCCGTCTTCTAGTCCTTTGCAGCCTACTCCTCTcgcttcttcttcttcg GTTTTGGAGAAAACTGAGAAACGTATTAAATTCAAGAGACGCTACATAGATTCAGATTCCAAGATTAAGCAT GCAATGACAGGTCATGCAGGGAAATGCATATG CTGTAGGCAAAGTAAGCCTGCAATTGATAGATCAACGACTCACGGGGAATTTAAGTCTGCTGCCATGATTCGAGCGGAGGAGATTCAGTCAAATCTAGAGTCGACGTACCCTAGCTTTATGAAGTCTTTGGTTAGATCACATGTTGGTAGTTGTTTTTGGATG GGACTTCCTGGACCATTCTGTAGAGCACACTTACCACGTGAAGACTCGGTTGTTACTTTGGAAGATGAAGATGGGCAAGAATTCAGGATGAAGTACATTGGGTATAAGACAGGTTTGAGTGCTGGTTGGAGGCAGTTTGCTGTTGCACACAGATTGCTCGAAGGAGATGTGCTGGTCTTTCAGTTAACTGGACCTTGCAGATTTAAG gTGTACATAATAAGGGCAAACGACTTGGCTGAAGTTGACGGGGCTCTAGGCCTGCTAACTTTGGATCCTCATATTAAACAGAATGATGCAG AAATGGCAACGGTACCCTGTATAACTGTAAAGAGAAAAAGACCTAGGTCACTTCCGTTGGCCGTTGtccaaaagaagaataagaagTCTAGCCGCTCAAAAATATCAGTCCCAAAGACTGCACGAGCAGCTGAGCAGTCAGAAAATGATAGTGAAGAAGTTGGTTCAGAAGTTCTAGAAGGCTTCAAATTGTCGTCGCCGGCTCTTCAATTCGAAGACGTAAcaagttttgaaaattttaacatTCTGGTCGATGGTTTGGTTTTGGATTCTGAATTATCCGAAGAAATCAGAAGGAAATACTACTCTCTCTGCTGCAGTCAGAACGCGTTTCTTCACGAAAATCTCATCAAGGGTataaattttaagttaattGCCGGAATTATTTCCGAAACTGTTAATATCGCTGATGCTATTAGAGCTTCTAATATTACCACCTCAAGGGCGGAATTTGATACGTGGGACAAGACTCTGAAAGCCTCTGAACATTTTGGCATGAAGATCGGATTCTTACGCGCTAGGCTGAGTCGACTTGTAAGCCTTGCCTTTGATTCAGAAGGTGCCTCAAAAACTAGGAGATACATAGAAGCAAGAACTGAAAGAGTTCACACAGAGGATAAAATAAGAAGTCTCGAAGCAAAGCTCGAGGAATTGAAGGCTGCTCACGAAAGATATGGCGCTGACATTATGAGTCTCAAGTCGAAAGCTGAAAGCTACGAGATGAAGTTCCAGGAAGAAATTCTCGCGCCGTGGTAA
- the LOC126655670 gene encoding uncharacterized protein LOC126655670, giving the protein MSTSLEHLLDNFHVDMTVDMGEVTSGVPNPSTTAVPNPTPDSVNPDLDPASGDQVPAATSESPLLPSKESGPSLKGLPTAGQKRPAEDQAGASTKRPKKKKSSGVSFEEAPRFAAWADAQNPPRLSNVAILHACMENIMIKEDIESIDREHGDNLAEFACLGGFSVVQSIAVLERRRRDAVDQLKKLQRDSESWLSEKQKMEEEAGEATGLIQQLRSSVSTKTREISALEARVRTLSEEVESLQSSSGALAKERDDLKKEEGRLRRRLGDSGSFYSQVMTQYRLAIGAKLREQNPGVDLSGVNQLDPASLAKEVKAKLDKQKQDALNKA; this is encoded by the exons atgtcgacttctcttgaacatttgcttgataattttcatgtcgatatgactgtagatatgggcgaggtgacTAGCGGCGTTCCTAATCCCTCTACAACTGCTGTGCCGAATCCGACGCCTGATTCGGTGAATCCGGATCTTGATCCTGCTTCTGGAGAtcaagttcctgctgcgacttccgagtcgcctctgcttccttcgaaggagtcaggtccttctctgaaggggttgcctaccgccggccagaagcgtcctgctgaggaccaggctggGGCTTCTaccaagcgtcccaagaagaagaaatcttctggggtgtctttcgaggaggcacctcggtttgctgcttgggcggacgcgcaaaatccgcctcgtctctcaaacgtcgccattcttcatgcttgcatggagaatattatgataaaagaggacattgagtccattgatcgcgaacatggcgataatttggctgagttcgcctgtctcggcggtttttcg gtggtccagtccatcgctgttttggagcgccgccgaagggatgcggtggatcaattgaagaaactccagagagattccgaatcctggctctccgagaaacaaaagatggaggaggaggctggcgaggcgaccggtctgatccaacagctgaggtcctccgtatctaccaagactcgggagatttccgctttagaggctcgggttcgaactttgtccgaggaagtcgagtctctacaatcttcttcaggtgctctcgctaaggagagggatgatctgaagaaagaagaggggcgtctccgccggcgattgggtgactctgggagcttttattcccaagtcatgactcaataccggttggcgatcggggcaaagctgcgggagcagaatcctggcgtcgatctttctggagtcaatcagttggatcctgcttctttagcgaaggaggtgaaggcgaagcttgataagcagaagcaagatgCTTTGAATaaggcttag
- the LOC126655625 gene encoding uncharacterized protein LOC126655625 has translation MSTSLEHLLDNFHVDMTVDMGEVTSGVPNPSTTAVPNSTPDSVNPDLDPASGDQVPAATSESPLLPSKESGPSLKGLPTAGQKRPAEDQAGASTKRPKKKKSSGVSFEEAPRFAAWADAQNPPRLSNVAILHACMENIMIKEDIESIDREHGDNLAEFACLGGFSVVQSIAVLERRRRDAVDQLKKLQRDSESWLSEKQKMEEEAGEATGLIQQLRSSVSTKTREISALEARVRTLSEEVESLQSSSGALAKERDDLKKEEGRLRRRLGDSGSFYSQVMTQYRLAIGAKLREQNPGVDLSGVNQLDPASLAKEVKAKLDKQKQDALNKA, from the exons atgtcgacttctcttgaacatttgcttgataattttcatgtcgatatgactgtagatatgggcgaggtgacTAGCGGCGTTCCTAATCCCTCTACAACTGCTGTGCCGAATTCGACGCCTGATTCGGTGAATCCGGATCTTGATCCTGCTTCTGGAGAtcaagttcctgctgcgacttccgagtcgcctctgcttccttcgaaggagtcaggtccttctctgaaggggttgcctaccgccggccagaagcgtcctgctgaggaccaggctggGGCTTCTaccaagcgtcccaagaagaagaaatcttctggggtgtctttcgaggaggcacctcggtttgctgcttgggcggacgcgcaaaatccgcctcgtctctcaaacgtcgccattcttcatgcttgcatggagaatattatgataaaagaggacattgagtccattgatcgcgaacatggcgataatttggctgagttcgcctgtctcggcggtttttcg gtggtccagtccatcgctgttttggagcgccgccgaagggatgcggtggatcaattgaagaaactccagagagattccgaatcctggctctccgagaaacaaaagatggaggaggaggctggcgaggcgaccggtctgatccaacagctgaggtcctccgtatctaccaagactcgggagatttccgctttagaggctcgggttcgaactttgtccgaggaagtcgagtctctacaatcttcttcaggtgctcttgctaaggagagggatgatctgaagaaagaagaggggcgtctccgccggcgattgggtgactctgggagcttttattcccaagtcatgactcaataccggttggcgatcggggcaaagctgcgggagcagaatcctggcgtcgatctttctggagtcaatcagttggatcctgcttctttagcgaaggaggtgaaggcgaagcttgataagcagaagcaagacGCTTTGAATaaggcttag
- the LOC126656081 gene encoding uncharacterized protein LOC126656081, whose product MACLVTMYNNSDHSKGQYCPPISPRISFSNDFADSQQIIKQETRASPSSSADFEFNSVTSYSMMSADELFCKGKFVPFKENGNKMQRTTTIRDELLVDDDDYKNNGSISLKPPKGSSTRWKGLLGFKRSHIGSKKVDKTSFDGSLVLDHNSRHEEVHNSQEEGGSSHRDVEIGI is encoded by the exons ATGGCATGTTTAGTCACCATGTACAACAACTCAGATCATAGTAAAGGTCAATATTGCCCTCCAATCAGTCCAAGAATCTCATTCTCCAATGACTTTGCAGACTCCCAACAAATTATCAAGCAAGAAACTAGAGCCTCACCATCATCATCAGCTGATTTTGAGTTTAATTCAGTCACAAGTTACTCAATGATGAGTGCTGATGAGCTTTTTTGTAAGGGTAAATTTGTACCATTTAAAGAAAATGGGAACAAAATGCAAAGAACTACTACTATTAGAGATGAGCTTcttgttgatgatgatgattataaaaataatggtTCAATCTCACTTAAGCCACCTAAGGGCTCTTCAACAAGATGGAAGGGTCTTCTTGGCTTTAAAAGAAGCCACATTGGGTCCAAGAAAGTTGATAAAACAAGCTTTGATGGTTCTTTGGTTCTTGATCATAATTCAAGGCATGAGGAAGTTCATAATTCACag GAGGAAGGAGGGTCAAGTCATAGAGATGTGGAGATTGGGATATAG
- the LOC126655669 gene encoding uncharacterized membrane protein At3g27390, translating to MVVLDMDSSNNFDGCLRILYVVFAFLSAFFLGLLKALLVGPIAASILIGGNVGVILVMFPPHVAWTVYTLIKTNKFDALLKAAILVVLPVLFGVWLGLSIACSVLVGLGYGYFTPWVSTFEAFRHDSESKKFYHCLVDGTWGTIEGSCTVVTDFADICYHSYPIYLKELRGSPASNEHPPVRFIHVPGLIIAGVIGVIVDIPLFTAIVIVKSPYMLFKGWFRLMHDLISREGPFLETACIPIAGLTILLWPLIVVGSILVTILSSVFIGLYASVIVYQERSFRRGIAYVIAMVAEFDEYTNDGLYLREGTFLPKPRYRRKKASNSSEHSGGGSHGKFGSGSTEHSARFVPNLAPSRSVREAIQEVKMVQIWGAIMRSCETKGKELLDAGAIIPADLYETLKAKNSHEGAIIGVGLPCVSLLHTLLYSIKAGSDGFVMVEGVEITYLNRPNDKLFDWFFQPMLVVKEQIRSMKLVEGEEKFLQKVVLFGNDTQRIEAWNNGSVIPEEALRAAQIQGISRRMTGMVRSVSKLPTYRRRFRQVIKALISYSTGEECGGATVRSNSMRSVASIDSIV from the exons ATGGTGGTTCTGGATATGGATTCTTCAAACAATTTTGATGGTTGTTTAAGGATCTTGTACGTGGTGTTTGCCTTCTTATCAGCTTTTTTTCTTGGTCTTCTCAAAG CTTTGTTAGTGGGTCCTATTGCAGCTTCAATACTAATAGGAGGGAATGTTGGAGTAATTCTGGTTATGTTTCCTCCACATGTTGCATGGACTGTTTATACCCTTATAAA GACTAACAAATTCGACGCGTTACTAAAAGCTGCGATTTTGGTTGTTTTGCCTGTTTTATTTGGTGTTTGGTTGGGTTTAAGCATAGCTTGTAGTGTTCTTGTTGGCTTGGGTTATGGCTATTTTACTCCTTGGGTTTCCACTTTTGAGGCTTTTAGACATGACAGTGAATCCAAGAAGTTCTACCACTGTTTAGTG GATGGAACATGGGGAACTATAGAAGGAAGCTGTACTGTAGTTACAGATTTTGCTGATATATGCTATCATTCTTATCCTATCTACCTAAAAGAGCTGCGTGGTTCGCCTGCTTCGAATGAGCATCCACCTGTTAG GTTCATTCATGTGCCTGGACTTATAATTGCTGGGGTGATTGGAGTAATAGTGGATATTCCCCTTTTTACTGCAATTGTGATAGTAAAAAGTCCATATATGTTGTTCAAAGGCTGGTTCAGACTGATGCATGATCTTATCAGCCGAGAAGGTCCGTTTCTTGAAACGGCTTGTATTCCAATTGCTGGTCTAACAATCCTTTTGTGGCCACTTATTGTTGTTGGGAGCATACTAGTGACCATTCTCTCGAGCGTTTTCATCGGGTTGTATGCTTCAGTAATCGTCTATCAG GAAAGATCTTTCCGACGAGGTATAGCTTATGTGATTGCGATGGTAGCGGAATTTGATGAGTATACGAATGACGGTCTCTATCTTCGGGAGGGGACCTTTCTTCCcaa GCCCCGCTATCGAAGGAAAAAAGCTTCAAACTCTTCGGAGCATTCTGGGGGAGGAAGTCATGGAAAATTTGGTTCTGGTTCAACAGAACATTCAGCAAGGTTTGTGCCAAACTTGGCTCCTTCAAGATCTGTTAGGGAGGCTATACAAGAAGTGAAAATGGTTCAG ATTTGGGGAGCGATTATGAGGTCATGTGAGACAAAAGGAAAGGAACTATTGGATGCTGGTGCAATAATACCAGCTGATCTATATGAAACTCTAAAGGCCAAGAATTCTCATGAAGGAGCCATAATTGGTGTTGGATTGCCCTGTGTTTCATTGTTACATACTCTTCTCTACTCCATAAAAGCCGGTTCGGACGGATTCGTGATGGTTGAAGGTGTTGAAATCACATATCTGAATAGGCCTAATGACAAATTGTTTGACTGGTTTTTTCAACCAATGTTGGTGGTAAAAGAACAAATTAGAAGCATGAAATTGGTGGAAGGTGAAGAAAAATTCTTGCAAAAAGTAGTTCTTTTCGGAAACGATACGCAGCGGATAGAGGCTTGGAATAATGGTAGCGTAATACCTGAAGAAGCTCTCAGAGCTGCTCAAATACAGGGTATCAGTAGAAG GATGACGGGAATGGTTCGAAGTGTATCGAAACTTCCGACATACAGAAGGAGGTTCCGACAAGTTATCAAGGCATTAATAAGTTATTCTACAGGGGAGGAGTGTGGTGGTGCAACTGTAAGGTCTAATTCCATGAGATCAGTAGCTAGCATTGATAGTATTGTATAA